One Rhodothermus bifroesti DNA window includes the following coding sequences:
- a CDS encoding lactate 2-monooxygenase — protein sequence MTQDALGLATSPGMQRQLQIYLGGLAGKKPAFPVAIEALEDQARAALRPEAAAYLFGGAGGEETLQANRAAFRRWQLVPRMLRGVGRRDLSVVLLGRRLPAPVLLAPIGVQRILHAEGELAVARAAAQVGLPFVLSTVSSYPLEAVADVMGAAPRWFQLYWGRDPELTLSLIHRAEAAGYEALVVTLDTTLLAWRERDLEHAYLPFLYGEGLANYFTDPVFRSRLDEPPEANPTGAILTFARIFSHPDLTWDDLAFLKENTRLPILLKGILHPEDARRAAEAGVAGVIVSNHGGRQLDGAIAALDALPAVVDAVGDRLLVLFDSGIRRAADVLKAKALGAQAVLLGRPYACGLAVGGEAGVRFVLENLLAELDLALGLVGCRNWEEVQPEILQ from the coding sequence ATGACACAAGATGCCTTGGGTTTGGCAACTTCGCCTGGCATGCAGCGCCAGCTCCAGATTTATCTGGGTGGGCTGGCGGGGAAAAAGCCAGCGTTTCCGGTCGCTATTGAGGCGTTAGAGGATCAGGCGCGCGCGGCGCTTCGGCCAGAGGCTGCCGCGTATCTGTTCGGGGGCGCTGGTGGTGAAGAGACCCTTCAGGCCAATCGTGCAGCCTTTCGCCGTTGGCAACTGGTGCCCCGCATGCTTCGGGGAGTAGGCCGGCGCGATCTAAGCGTAGTGCTATTGGGCCGGCGCTTGCCAGCACCTGTGCTACTGGCACCTATCGGCGTGCAGCGCATCCTACATGCTGAAGGTGAGTTGGCCGTGGCTAGGGCAGCGGCTCAAGTAGGTTTGCCCTTTGTGCTAAGCACGGTTTCCTCTTATCCCTTGGAAGCCGTGGCGGACGTGATGGGTGCGGCACCGCGTTGGTTTCAGCTCTACTGGGGACGCGACCCGGAGCTGACCCTCAGTCTAATACACCGGGCCGAAGCCGCTGGCTATGAGGCCCTGGTTGTTACGCTCGACACGACGCTCCTGGCTTGGCGCGAGCGGGACCTAGAGCACGCCTACCTACCGTTTCTTTACGGCGAAGGACTAGCAAATTACTTTACAGATCCTGTTTTCCGCAGCCGCCTCGACGAACCACCCGAAGCCAACCCCACGGGAGCCATCTTGACCTTTGCCCGAATATTTTCGCATCCTGACTTGACGTGGGATGACCTGGCTTTTCTCAAAGAAAATACCCGATTGCCGATCCTGCTTAAGGGTATTCTGCACCCAGAGGATGCACGCCGCGCTGCCGAGGCGGGCGTGGCAGGTGTTATTGTATCTAACCATGGTGGCCGCCAGTTGGATGGGGCTATTGCAGCACTAGATGCGCTGCCGGCAGTGGTCGATGCCGTAGGGGACCGCCTGTTGGTCCTGTTTGATAGCGGCATTCGACGGGCTGCCGATGTGCTCAAAGCAAAGGCTTTAGGCGCTCAAGCCGTGCTGCTGGGGCGACCCTACGCTTGCGGACTGGCCGTCGGCGGCGAGGCCGGTGTGCGTTTCGTACTGGAAAACCTGTTGGCCGAGCTGGATCTGGCTTTGGGCCTTGTCGGCTGCAGAAACTGGGAGGAGGTGCAGCCAGAAATCCTGCAGTAA
- the cas3 gene encoding CRISPR-associated helicase Cas3' — MSRIWAKSRASGGSQPVSLAEHTRDVLRVFEKLSSKVKDLSEVIRIAIVCHDLGKVLPAFQIRTLGKKDYEPYPPYHHVPHSLFSVLWINSEKLRERIENTYVRFVLSAVAYHHWREGFSEWISSPNQKLRELCEELQREGVRKKLQENLKEEIRQLEGDWQDLIDFNVEMAKGLKRGVPFSEYASPPYQLYWLPKRAAIDDSKLIDWVLISGFLMRSDHFASFCEEEGEDSPPEVPNVASEKVKEKVKAKIGEPPNGQIWQLQALEGLQDKNVILVAPTGYGKTEFAFLWASGEKFFYTLPLRAAVNQIFERAKRIFGDDKVGLLHSDADVYLLGDGGEAQASLKSYDLARQLAYPVLVSTGDQFFPYALRPPGYEKIYATFSYSRLVIDEVQAYDPRAAAIIVKFMEDVVRMGGKFLLMTATLPKFVREEIDRAIGEEQYNEHNLYEERKQELKQFKKHFIEVELIGDSDSGGKSDFTVPEDKLEAVLQKAKEGNRVLVIANTVKQAQDIFQRLKKLMESKACYQSLGNKLWLLHSQFTQQDREEKEQKLMEEFRNPKPDGEREGKILVATQVVEASLDMDADVLFTEIAPLDALVQRMGRVWRRYGPSVDPEKIPKPGEENPNVYIWIFKQGLHSGRHYVYDLDLVLLSIKLFYDLSLKQKNKDEAGNPSQEENYKEWLSKINKKNAQERIDSVLKEVFSPSQSSQSKSRSRRGSKGNDLSMFPETEQQVSLDGFKVTLSEYDKFDLVKKLYDLPDEHDYLVKFRQAKDILDAGYMSDRLKDAQKMFREIYTVSVIPEKRKEDFSNAIREFLKSHSLNEKRLYTSFKREVLSKFVVSLPGRAKQQSVEGWVRDLSDLEDTQRRRLLRWCRDIYFAEYEYNHEQGIIVGAPWGYNDAAIL, encoded by the coding sequence ATGAGTAGGATTTGGGCTAAAAGCCGTGCGAGCGGGGGTAGCCAGCCGGTCTCACTTGCGGAGCACACCAGAGATGTGCTGCGTGTTTTCGAAAAGTTGAGCAGCAAGGTGAAGGATCTGAGCGAGGTTATCCGGATTGCAATCGTCTGCCATGATCTGGGGAAAGTCCTGCCAGCCTTCCAGATTAGGACCTTGGGAAAGAAGGACTATGAGCCTTACCCTCCTTATCATCATGTCCCTCATTCGTTATTTTCTGTCCTTTGGATCAACTCAGAAAAACTGCGGGAGAGAATTGAAAATACCTATGTGAGGTTCGTCCTTTCCGCTGTGGCTTACCATCATTGGAGGGAGGGATTCTCTGAATGGATCAGTTCACCTAACCAAAAACTCAGAGAGCTTTGTGAGGAACTGCAGAGAGAAGGGGTTAGGAAAAAACTTCAAGAGAATCTAAAAGAAGAGATTCGGCAACTTGAGGGGGACTGGCAGGATCTCATTGACTTTAACGTAGAGATGGCGAAGGGGTTGAAGAGGGGCGTCCCCTTTTCGGAATATGCTTCTCCGCCGTATCAGCTCTACTGGCTACCGAAGCGGGCGGCGATTGACGATAGCAAGTTAATAGACTGGGTCCTCATCTCTGGCTTTCTGATGCGCTCGGACCACTTTGCGTCGTTCTGTGAGGAAGAAGGTGAGGACTCTCCCCCAGAGGTGCCTAATGTAGCGTCTGAGAAGGTCAAGGAAAAGGTCAAAGCTAAAATCGGCGAGCCCCCTAACGGGCAGATCTGGCAACTGCAGGCCCTGGAGGGACTTCAGGACAAGAACGTCATCCTTGTAGCTCCAACCGGTTATGGGAAAACAGAGTTTGCGTTCTTGTGGGCGAGCGGAGAGAAATTTTTCTACACATTACCTCTCCGGGCAGCGGTAAATCAGATATTTGAGCGTGCTAAAAGGATTTTCGGCGATGACAAAGTGGGGCTGCTTCATTCTGATGCCGATGTGTACCTCCTGGGAGATGGTGGCGAAGCGCAGGCGAGCCTGAAATCCTACGATCTGGCCCGACAGCTTGCTTATCCGGTGTTAGTGTCTACTGGTGACCAGTTCTTCCCGTACGCCTTACGGCCGCCAGGGTATGAGAAGATCTATGCAACCTTTTCTTACTCCAGGCTCGTCATTGATGAAGTGCAGGCCTACGACCCTCGGGCCGCAGCTATTATCGTCAAGTTTATGGAAGATGTGGTCCGGATGGGGGGCAAGTTTCTCCTCATGACGGCGACGCTTCCAAAGTTTGTTAGAGAGGAGATAGATAGAGCTATCGGTGAAGAGCAATACAACGAACATAACTTATATGAGGAAAGAAAACAGGAACTAAAGCAATTCAAAAAACATTTCATTGAGGTGGAGCTGATTGGCGACTCCGATTCTGGGGGTAAGTCCGATTTTACCGTTCCTGAAGATAAGCTTGAGGCGGTTCTGCAGAAAGCAAAAGAGGGTAATCGTGTGCTTGTTATTGCTAATACCGTGAAGCAGGCACAGGATATTTTTCAGCGGTTGAAAAAGTTAATGGAGAGTAAAGCATGCTACCAAAGTCTTGGAAATAAGCTCTGGTTATTACACTCACAGTTTACCCAGCAGGATCGCGAGGAAAAAGAACAAAAGCTGATGGAAGAATTTCGCAATCCCAAACCCGATGGTGAGCGTGAGGGGAAGATTTTAGTAGCGACACAGGTGGTTGAAGCCTCTCTGGATATGGATGCCGATGTGCTATTTACGGAAATAGCGCCTCTGGACGCGCTGGTCCAAAGAATGGGGCGCGTTTGGAGAAGGTATGGCCCCTCCGTAGATCCTGAAAAGATCCCTAAACCGGGGGAAGAAAACCCCAATGTGTATATCTGGATTTTCAAGCAGGGACTTCACTCTGGAAGGCATTATGTGTATGACTTAGACTTAGTACTTCTAAGCATTAAGCTCTTTTATGACCTTTCTTTGAAGCAAAAAAACAAGGATGAAGCTGGTAATCCCTCTCAGGAAGAAAACTATAAAGAATGGTTATCTAAGATAAATAAGAAGAATGCGCAGGAGCGTATAGATTCTGTGCTCAAAGAAGTCTTTTCTCCCTCACAGTCTTCGCAATCTAAGTCGCGTAGCCGCAGAGGGAGCAAAGGAAACGACCTCAGTATGTTTCCAGAGACTGAACAGCAGGTGTCTTTAGATGGCTTCAAGGTAACCCTCTCTGAATATGACAAGTTTGACCTGGTTAAGAAGCTTTATGACCTTCCCGATGAGCATGACTACTTAGTAAAGTTTAGGCAGGCTAAGGATATTCTTGATGCCGGCTACATGTCGGATCGGCTCAAAGACGCACAAAAGATGTTCAGGGAGATCTACACAGTCTCTGTAATCCCAGAGAAGCGGAAGGAAGATTTCTCAAATGCTATCCGGGAATTTCTTAAGAGTCATAGCCTCAATGAAAAGCGGCTTTACACTTCCTTCAAGAGGGAAGTGCTTTCCAAGTTTGTTGTGTCTCTTCCAGGCAGGGCCAAGCAGCAGTCAGTTGAGGGGTGGGTTAGAGATCTTTCGGATCTAGAAGACACACAAAGGAGGCGCCTGCTTCGCTGGTGTCGGGATATCTATTTCGCAGAATATGAGTACAACCACGAGCAAGGGATCATTGTCGGAGCACCATGGGGCTACAACGATGCTGCAATCCTTTGA
- the cas5b gene encoding type I-B CRISPR-associated protein Cas5b, with protein MHVLRLRIYQPQAHYRVPFTYQRRHTYPIPPYSTVIGFLCNVLGIDDPKKQENLRDEPVILYDELKKIKISIAGSFESKTTEYVWFRNLSTASHIRRFGYAENRSVGGHVEHIGGQSPVSMDILNEVRLVIYLAHEKKAFLEHIRSSLENPVRRLEVLHLGRAEDWIVIEEVSEVSALSNTEGKSQMQEEEKSESNFRVQRVDANFRHFFWIPERIFTGASESTEADPYTKAQGLLYNVPTFWTVVDYEQTLNRHGQRVFEYIRAKLNDGLITGCRFLYDEKLGLPIFLADFGADHKQNMGEDPSGSKPFLSDERQSHE; from the coding sequence ATGCATGTGCTTCGGCTCCGTATCTATCAACCCCAGGCACATTACCGTGTACCTTTCACCTACCAGCGGCGGCATACCTATCCGATTCCACCCTATTCCACCGTAATCGGCTTCCTATGTAACGTCTTGGGAATTGATGACCCGAAAAAACAGGAAAATCTCCGTGATGAGCCCGTGATCCTCTACGATGAGCTAAAGAAGATCAAAATCTCCATTGCGGGCAGCTTTGAAAGCAAGACGACCGAGTATGTTTGGTTTCGCAATCTCTCCACGGCTTCCCATATAAGACGCTTCGGATACGCGGAGAACCGAAGCGTGGGAGGACATGTGGAGCATATCGGGGGACAATCCCCTGTGTCTATGGATATCCTCAATGAAGTCAGGCTCGTCATTTATCTGGCGCATGAGAAAAAAGCCTTTTTGGAGCATATCCGGTCTTCCTTGGAAAACCCTGTGCGCAGGCTTGAGGTTCTCCATCTCGGCCGAGCTGAGGACTGGATCGTGATAGAGGAGGTATCCGAAGTATCTGCGCTATCGAACACCGAAGGAAAAAGCCAAATGCAAGAGGAGGAAAAATCGGAATCGAACTTCCGTGTGCAAAGGGTGGATGCAAATTTCCGGCATTTCTTTTGGATTCCTGAGAGGATATTTACGGGCGCCTCAGAAAGCACAGAAGCCGATCCCTACACAAAAGCCCAGGGACTGCTGTACAATGTCCCCACTTTTTGGACGGTGGTGGATTATGAGCAGACCTTGAATCGCCATGGCCAGCGCGTTTTTGAATATATTCGGGCTAAGCTGAACGACGGTCTAATCACAGGCTGTAGGTTTCTTTACGATGAAAAACTGGGGCTTCCAATCTTTCTTGCGGACTTTGGGGCAGATCATAAGCAAAATATGGGAGAGGATCCTTCGGGTAGTAAGCCTTTTCTTTCCGATGAAAGACAGAGCCATGAGTAG
- the cas7i gene encoding type I-B CRISPR-associated protein Cas7/Cst2/DevR: MNTNTIKNVTVTIIFEGAALNRDEKIGGNILSIKKLNVNGEVRSFIGKPAIRHYLFQTLHMKDPEAWKPAPVIERGSGENKTLQFNLGLADIITYPELDVFGYMFTIEGERSLTRKAPLGITKAISLAPYEADLAFYANHDLVKRGRDTGGTEIMPNIYNKEEHSSYYKLSFTIDTKVLGQDVWILEEEPKPQNGELRIKISANDEKKLSGTPNGPNLWKLRDHMGTDGGTIEWTQLGGKFQITFRVSDVKKRKRVRDILKAIKNGLYSQSSGEANTIVPLFLIAAAVKVPSPVLHPYIDLRKEDGRLKVIGITDALKNSWIEKEENDPIVYIQDCERLKVDDTLKMNRDNWESFLEKIGLKD; encoded by the coding sequence ATGAATACTAACACTATCAAGAATGTCACCGTCACCATTATTTTTGAGGGGGCAGCACTCAACCGAGACGAGAAGATCGGGGGTAACATTCTTTCGATCAAGAAGCTCAATGTGAACGGCGAAGTCCGCTCCTTCATCGGAAAGCCTGCAATCAGGCATTATCTGTTTCAGACCCTCCACATGAAAGATCCCGAAGCATGGAAGCCTGCGCCAGTAATTGAACGTGGCTCGGGAGAGAATAAAACTTTACAATTTAATCTTGGACTAGCAGATATCATTACCTACCCGGAACTGGATGTCTTTGGTTATATGTTCACGATTGAAGGCGAGCGCTCCCTAACGCGAAAGGCTCCACTTGGGATCACCAAAGCGATCTCTTTAGCCCCATATGAAGCCGATCTCGCCTTCTATGCGAATCACGACCTAGTGAAGCGAGGAAGAGATACGGGGGGCACTGAGATTATGCCTAACATCTACAACAAAGAGGAACATAGTTCGTACTACAAGTTGAGCTTTACTATTGATACGAAAGTTCTGGGACAGGACGTGTGGATTCTTGAAGAGGAGCCCAAACCTCAAAATGGTGAGCTACGCATTAAAATCTCGGCCAACGATGAGAAAAAGCTATCTGGTACACCCAATGGTCCAAATTTATGGAAGCTTAGAGACCACATGGGAACAGACGGGGGAACAATAGAGTGGACCCAATTGGGAGGAAAATTTCAGATCACCTTTAGAGTTTCCGACGTAAAAAAAAGAAAGAGGGTTAGGGATATACTCAAAGCCATTAAAAACGGTCTTTACTCCCAATCCAGTGGCGAGGCGAATACGATCGTTCCCCTCTTCCTCATTGCGGCGGCGGTTAAGGTACCTTCCCCTGTGCTCCATCCATATATTGATCTTCGTAAAGAGGATGGCAGGTTGAAAGTGATTGGCATTACTGACGCGTTGAAAAATAGTTGGATAGAGAAAGAAGAAAATGATCCCATTGTTTATATCCAGGACTGCGAAAGATTGAAAGTTGATGATACGCTAAAAATGAATAGAGACAATTGGGAGAGCTTTTTAGAAAAGATTGGTCTCAAAGATTGA
- a CDS encoding Cas8a1 family CRISPR/Cas system-associated protein: MENSLLSREVPMSKITLYPSNWLYNAGVVGLLIVLEELGEQVEKFLIDDGSVHITITKDVDQIFDRWANLSPRSKKGTSLVYGWKDAYYANQTESSIKKRINVLIGGDTKGAKTRQSSPIFSCVFCTVKMKIKKSDATFLNQAFGNILLGSEKSFSNMYWNNSARDFVCPKCEFILMCHHIALTQLSDSSEIFINAPSFKVMYYLNKFAREAFGATSLAEARAKREILAMSVIEYATKIQTTLGVWTGMNIEVVSRREYWIDEKKHVKIEFFSLPYGVIQLLADRRIASLLSQIGEFSILNLVLNQDFSRLMELGYRLLRIGLKDTEWQESEEKFVNQNLRLDRNRKNPAKVAEQIFDLLALIEEKQKRRSTYEYASFA; the protein is encoded by the coding sequence ATGGAGAACAGCCTGCTTTCCAGGGAGGTGCCCATGAGTAAGATTACTTTGTATCCGTCGAACTGGTTGTATAATGCAGGAGTGGTTGGACTGCTGATAGTATTGGAAGAGCTTGGTGAGCAAGTTGAAAAATTCCTCATCGACGATGGAAGCGTGCATATAACGATCACAAAAGATGTCGACCAGATATTTGATAGATGGGCGAACTTGTCTCCGCGTTCGAAAAAAGGCACCAGTTTGGTTTATGGTTGGAAAGATGCATATTATGCAAATCAAACCGAGAGTTCTATTAAAAAGCGAATTAATGTGCTGATTGGGGGAGATACAAAAGGGGCGAAAACAAGACAATCTTCTCCCATATTTTCATGCGTTTTCTGTACGGTAAAAATGAAAATTAAAAAGTCTGATGCCACGTTTTTAAATCAAGCCTTTGGAAACATCTTGCTTGGCTCAGAAAAATCATTTAGTAACATGTATTGGAATAATTCTGCTAGAGATTTTGTGTGCCCCAAGTGTGAGTTCATACTTATGTGTCACCACATTGCCCTTACCCAGCTCTCCGACAGTTCGGAAATCTTCATTAATGCCCCGTCGTTCAAGGTGATGTACTATCTGAACAAGTTTGCTCGGGAGGCTTTCGGCGCAACCTCGCTTGCAGAAGCGCGAGCGAAAAGAGAGATCCTGGCGATGTCTGTGATCGAATACGCCACGAAGATACAAACGACGCTCGGCGTCTGGACGGGGATGAATATTGAGGTGGTGAGCCGACGCGAATATTGGATAGACGAAAAGAAGCACGTCAAGATCGAGTTCTTCAGCCTACCGTACGGGGTCATTCAGCTCCTTGCAGACCGCCGCATTGCTTCGCTCCTCAGCCAAATCGGAGAGTTCTCTATCTTGAACCTCGTGCTCAATCAGGATTTCTCTCGCCTGATGGAGCTGGGGTACCGCCTCTTGCGCATAGGACTTAAGGATACGGAATGGCAGGAATCGGAAGAGAAATTTGTCAATCAGAATTTGAGACTTGATAGAAATAGGAAGAATCCTGCTAAGGTAGCCGAGCAGATTTTTGATCTGCTCGCTCTCATTGAAGAAAAGCAAAAAAGGAGAAGCACATATGAGTATGCCAGCTTTGCCTGA
- the cas6 gene encoding CRISPR-associated endoribonuclease Cas6 — protein MRLEISCTLSRNTLPLEYRRGFASLIKEAIRRTSPRVFDRYYYGLHVLKPFTFSVYFPGLKGRDGDSFVIGEKAIVHFSTSSKELGVSVYNGLLALQTHPLFNNTLLVERINLERRVFIQEESAIFKTMAPVLVNNKGNADWYLLPREEGFDEGLKFAVKEAARVFLGKADVSIEFNPIQFRRKVVRHYNMAMQGFVGVFELRGSPAVLNLIYDIGLGVRRSQGFGMLELVRQGPYGEQPAFQGGAHE, from the coding sequence ATGCGCCTTGAGATTTCATGTACGCTATCGCGTAATACCCTACCCTTAGAGTATCGACGAGGATTCGCGTCCCTTATCAAAGAAGCCATCCGACGCACGAGCCCACGCGTTTTTGACAGATATTACTACGGATTACACGTGCTGAAGCCCTTTACCTTTTCCGTGTATTTCCCAGGACTTAAAGGACGTGATGGCGATTCGTTTGTTATAGGAGAAAAAGCCATTGTTCACTTCTCGACATCCTCAAAGGAATTAGGGGTTTCGGTGTATAATGGCCTGCTTGCACTACAGACCCATCCACTGTTTAATAATACGCTCTTAGTCGAGCGTATCAACCTTGAACGTCGGGTATTCATTCAAGAAGAATCGGCAATTTTTAAGACGATGGCGCCTGTGCTTGTCAACAACAAGGGTAATGCCGATTGGTACCTGTTGCCAAGAGAGGAAGGATTTGATGAAGGGCTTAAGTTTGCCGTCAAGGAGGCTGCACGCGTTTTTTTGGGTAAAGCGGATGTCTCGATAGAGTTCAACCCGATCCAATTCAGGCGCAAGGTCGTCCGCCATTACAACATGGCTATGCAAGGGTTTGTGGGTGTATTTGAGCTGCGCGGGAGCCCTGCGGTGCTCAATCTTATCTATGATATTGGCCTGGGCGTCCGCCGCAGCCAAGGATTCGGGATGCTCGAGCTCGTGCGCCAAGGCCCTTATGGAGAACAGCCTGCTTTCCAGGGAGGTGCCCATGAGTAA
- a CDS encoding flavin-containing monooxygenase, with the protein MFVSERYSEGHRFPGMAPYESEKPLSCVEKACIIGAGPSGLVAAKVLYQRGIPFDGFEKGSDIGGLWRYENDSGLSPAYASLHTNTSKAKTAFSDFPMPEDYPDFPSHAQLLAYLEQYTAHFGFRDRFTFCTEVVRVAPVGDGTYRVTVRHCKTSESQTHRYGAVLVCSGHHWYPNWPNLPGKFDGEVMHSRDYRKPDVFQGKRVLIVGIGNSACDIACEAVGYAQAVWLSTRRGAHVIPKYLLRRPLDTWLTPLTARLPLPVQRLLFRGLVYLTQGSQKRYGFPMPNYPLGAEHPTISSELLSLVKDGKIRVKPDVQQLEGRYVRFTDGSVEEIDLILYATGYQVAFPFFDAAFLQVHDNYFPRYMHVVSPDHPNVYFIGLVQPLGAIMPLAEAQAEWVADLLEGKAGLPPREMMWRWIQKEEAWRLRRFVPSKRHALEVDFYRYMRQLRRERQQGRRYPPRQALPRFT; encoded by the coding sequence ATGTTTGTGTCTGAGCGCTATTCTGAAGGGCATCGCTTCCCGGGAATGGCTCCCTATGAAAGCGAAAAGCCGCTATCCTGCGTCGAGAAAGCCTGCATCATTGGTGCTGGGCCGTCGGGTCTGGTGGCGGCCAAGGTGCTCTACCAACGCGGCATCCCATTCGATGGCTTTGAGAAAGGCTCCGATATAGGCGGGCTTTGGCGCTACGAAAACGACAGCGGACTTTCCCCAGCTTACGCCTCTTTGCATACCAACACCTCAAAAGCAAAGACGGCATTTTCGGATTTTCCGATGCCTGAGGATTATCCCGATTTTCCTTCTCATGCGCAGCTGCTGGCCTATCTTGAGCAGTATACGGCGCATTTTGGATTCCGAGACCGCTTTACTTTTTGCACCGAAGTGGTACGCGTCGCGCCCGTAGGGGATGGGACCTACCGCGTTACCGTGCGCCACTGCAAAACAAGCGAAAGCCAAACCCATCGCTATGGCGCGGTGCTCGTATGCAGCGGCCACCACTGGTACCCTAACTGGCCAAACCTCCCGGGCAAGTTCGACGGCGAAGTGATGCATTCACGGGACTACCGGAAGCCCGACGTCTTCCAAGGCAAACGCGTACTTATTGTCGGTATAGGCAACTCGGCCTGCGATATCGCCTGTGAAGCTGTAGGCTATGCTCAAGCCGTCTGGCTCTCAACGCGTCGCGGCGCGCACGTTATCCCCAAATACCTGCTGAGGCGACCCCTCGACACGTGGCTGACCCCGCTTACGGCACGCTTGCCACTGCCAGTGCAACGCCTGCTTTTTCGAGGGCTGGTCTACCTAACCCAGGGCAGCCAAAAGCGCTACGGTTTCCCCATGCCCAATTATCCCCTCGGCGCTGAACATCCGACCATCTCTAGTGAGTTGCTTTCGTTGGTTAAGGACGGAAAAATTCGCGTCAAACCGGACGTTCAGCAGCTTGAGGGGCGCTACGTCCGGTTTACGGACGGCTCGGTCGAAGAAATTGACCTGATCCTCTATGCTACTGGCTATCAGGTCGCTTTTCCTTTTTTTGATGCCGCTTTTCTGCAGGTGCACGATAACTATTTTCCACGCTACATGCACGTTGTTTCGCCTGACCATCCCAATGTGTACTTTATCGGACTTGTGCAGCCTTTGGGTGCTATCATGCCGCTGGCCGAAGCCCAAGCCGAATGGGTGGCCGATTTACTAGAGGGAAAAGCAGGGCTGCCTCCCCGAGAAATGATGTGGCGTTGGATTCAGAAAGAAGAGGCCTGGCGCTTAAGGCGTTTTGTGCCTTCTAAGCGCCATGCGTTAGAAGTAGACTTTTATCGCTATATGCGCCAGCTGCGCCGGGAACGCCAACAAGGCCGGCGCTACCCTCCACGCCAAGCGTTGCCCCGTTTCACCTAG
- a CDS encoding SDR family NAD(P)-dependent oxidoreductase, with protein sequence MMLPGQTVLLTGAARGIGQATALLLAQHGADIIGVDLKDSDMDETAQQVAALGRRFVALEGDIGDLEDIRRLVREAIAAGGFSILVNNAGVLPSGPFAEIDFAVWARTLAVDLTGLMALTHAALPHLLSKPQAHIVNLASIAGKFGVSGLVAYCAAKHGVVGFSQALRFELRHTHVGVSCICPTMVQTRLIEGVRRSPLVPLAQPKEVAQAIVRAIQHNLPEVFVPGRMRLLAGVLPAAFPPLFRWLVHHDAAADGWLEARRPLPA encoded by the coding sequence ATGATGCTGCCAGGACAAACCGTTTTACTCACTGGAGCTGCACGGGGGATTGGTCAGGCGACAGCCCTCCTTCTAGCCCAGCATGGCGCCGACATCATAGGGGTAGATCTAAAAGACAGCGACATGGATGAAACGGCCCAGCAGGTCGCTGCTCTGGGACGGCGTTTTGTGGCACTCGAAGGCGATATCGGGGATCTAGAAGATATCCGCCGACTGGTTCGCGAAGCGATTGCTGCAGGAGGCTTTTCCATCTTGGTCAACAATGCCGGCGTACTCCCTAGCGGGCCATTTGCCGAGATCGATTTTGCCGTGTGGGCCCGCACGCTTGCCGTTGATCTTACAGGACTGATGGCGCTCACGCACGCTGCGTTGCCTCACCTGCTTTCGAAGCCGCAGGCGCATATTGTAAACCTTGCCAGCATTGCAGGGAAGTTTGGCGTCTCAGGCCTAGTAGCCTACTGTGCGGCTAAGCATGGGGTTGTGGGATTTTCGCAGGCGCTCCGGTTTGAGCTGCGTCACACGCACGTAGGCGTCAGTTGCATTTGCCCTACCATGGTGCAGACGCGCCTGATTGAAGGGGTTCGGCGCTCACCTTTAGTGCCGCTAGCCCAGCCCAAAGAGGTAGCCCAAGCCATTGTCCGTGCCATTCAGCACAATTTGCCCGAAGTATTTGTCCCCGGTCGCATGCGGTTACTAGCCGGTGTGTTACCGGCTGCCTTTCCTCCGCTTTTTCGGTGGCTTGTCCACCACGATGCAGCTGCTGATGGGTGGTTGGAAGCCCGGAGGCCGCTGCCTGCATAG